A stretch of the Arachis stenosperma cultivar V10309 chromosome 6, arast.V10309.gnm1.PFL2, whole genome shotgun sequence genome encodes the following:
- the LOC130936722 gene encoding uncharacterized protein LOC130936722, whose protein sequence is MDTAKKNTSATLKSRIQNGDVVYGMSLLTFSPTVAEIAALADFDFVLIDMEHGHGGLPEALPCLHALAAAKTPAVIRVPDSSSSFWARKAIDLGAQGIVFPMIQDPQSAAKAVSFCRSPVSPAARASRFGLDGHCQKDLLIICQVESPEAVECAEEIAAVEGVDMIMVGPLDLSAGIGCLRNPKDERVMEMVDRVEKKVLGAPRKEGGGPFLGRFGTALDSPEAFRDRGYRLVRVNLDVTLFRNACIQDVINFKSTKLC, encoded by the exons ATGGACACCGCCAAAAAAAACACCTCGGCGACTCTCAAGTCCCGAATCCAAAACGGCGACGTCGTCTACGGCATGTCCCTCCTCACCTTCTCCCCAACCGTCGCAGAGATAGCCGCACTCGCCGACTTTGACTTCGTCCTCATCGACATGGAGCACGGCCACGGCGGCCTCCCAGAAGCCCTCCCCTGCCTCCACGCACTCGCCGCCGCCAAAACCCCAGCCGTCATCCGCGTCCCCGACAGCAGCTCCTCTTTCTGGGCCCGCAAGGCCATCGACCTCGGCGCCCAGGGAATTGTGTTCCCTATGATCCAAGACCCTCAATCTGCCGCCAAAGCGGTGTCGTTTTGCCGTTCTCCTGTGAGCCCCGCCGCGAGGGCATCCCGCTTTGGACTCGACGGCCACTGTCAGAAGGACCTGCTCATCATATGCCAG GTGGAGTCTCCGGAGGCAGTGGAGTGTGCGGAAGAGATTGCGGCGGTGGAGGGGGTTGACATGATAATGGTTGGACCGCTGGACCTTAGCGCCGGCATAGGGTGCCTAAGGAACCCAAAGGATGAGAGGGTGATGGAGATGGTGGATCGCGTGGAGAAGAAGGTGTTGGGTGCACCAAGGAAAGAAGGTGGTGGTCCCTTTTTAGGGAGGTTTGGAACTGCCCTGGATTCACCTGAAGCGTTTAGGGACCGTGGCTATCGCTTGGTTCGGGTGAATTTGGATGTCACTTTGTTCAGGAATGCTTGTATTCAAGATGTCATCAACTTCAAGTCTACAAAGCTATGTTGA
- the LOC130934830 gene encoding uncharacterized protein LOC130934830, translating into MEENTRPNSKQTKHQWTPHEDAKLVECLVELATTYWKCDNGTFKSGYGKHLEKMLHEKIPGCDLKTNPHIESRVKLLKRQYFAIFEMMGTTESGFSWNDKDKMIVVERQIFDEWKSSHPNANGLYNKPIPHFEELGIVFGRDRTQGGNAENVTQAVATMEAERETTLSDRQVNENTQINLEETEMEYEADSQEPPIPGVPAAPGASAVPSSSAAPSASYIERNKRKRGSKSEEVIDIVVESMRDMKGAHHEHTAVLVDIVSCFKHEKEGAECRMKLMALLRDVPGLSGDDRIKAGLSILRDNSLIDMVFQLQPEELLPFLKKLL; encoded by the exons ATGGAAGAGAATACTCGACCTAATTCAAAGCAAACTAAGCATCAATGGACGCCACACGAAGATGCAAAATTAGTTGAATGTTTGGTAGAGCTTGCAACTACTTATTGGAAGTGTGACAATGGCACGTTTAAATCCGGTTATGGAAAACATTTGGAAAAAATGCTGCATGAAAAGATCCCTGGATGTGATCTTAAG ACTAATCCACACATTGAATCAAGGGTGAAATTACTAAAAAGACAATATTTTGCAATATTTGAGATGATGGGCACGACTGAGAGTGGATTTAGTTGGAATGACAAAGATAAAATGATTGTGGTGGAGCGACAAATTTTCGATGAATGGAAGAGT tCCCATCCTAATGCTAATGGCCTCTATAATAAACCAATTCCACATTTTGAAGAGTTGGGAATAGTATTTGGTAGAGATAGGACTCAAGGAGGCAATGCAGAAAATGTAACTCAAGCAGTTGCGACAATGGAGGCTGAGCGCGAAACAACCTTGAGTGATCGACAAGTGAATGAAAACACCCAAATAAATTTGGAAGAGACCGAAATGGAATATGAAGCTGATTCTCAA GAGCCTCCAATTCCTGGTGTTCCTGCTGCTCCCGGTGCTTCTGCTGTTCCTAGTTCTTCTGCTGCTCCTAGTGCTTCATatatagaaaggaataaaagaaaaagagggaGCAAAAGTGAGGAAGTGATTGACATAGTAGTAGAATCAATGAGAGATATGAAAGGTGCTCATCATGAACATACAGCCGTTTTAGTTGATATAGTTTCTTGTTTTAAGCATGAGAAAGAAGGAGCTGAGTGCAGAATGAAGCTAATGGCACTGTTGAGAGATGTTCCTGGTTTGAGCGGTGATGATAGAATAAAGGCTGGCCTTAGCATTTTAAGGGACAATAGTTTGATCGACATGGTGTTTCAACTTCAACCGGAGGAACTTTTGCCATTTTTGAAGAAATTACTTTAA